In Trifolium pratense cultivar HEN17-A07 linkage group LG7, ARS_RC_1.1, whole genome shotgun sequence, a genomic segment contains:
- the LOC123894479 gene encoding embryonic abundant protein VF30.1-like has protein sequence MGSTDLSVLTLFCLALAGIVASHSDIEGKLLFLENDLYPGKKMSGLGKLSNVLPFRTIGWLPIEKSTQQSGNVVEKESYSLDEICGGPAAIGEDKFCATSSESMKDFAISKLGTKIKSYSGYFAKNQDQYVVEEVKKIADKGVMCHRMNFEKLVFYCHQVNASTTYMVPLVASDGTKVNALAACHHDTRGMNPNLLDEVLKVKPGTIPVCHFVGNKAVAWLPIPVVGDSDDRPCAI, from the exons TTGGCTCTTGCGGGAATCGTTGCATCTCATTCTG ACATTGAAGGAAAACTACTCTTTTTGGAAAATGACCTATATCCTGGCAAGAAAATGAGCGGCCTAGGAAAGCTTTCCAATGTTCTACCTTTTCGAACAATAGGATGGTTACCGATCGAAAAATCAACTCAACAATCAGGAAATGTCGTTGAAAAAGAGAGTTATAGTCTTGATGAGATTTGTGGAGGCCCAGCTGCTATTGGAGAAGACAAATTTTGTGCAACATCCTCTGAATCAATGAAGGATTTTGCCATTTCAAAGCTTGGGACGAAAATTAAGTCATATTCAGGCTATTTCGCCAAAAATCAGGACCAATATGTGGTGGAAGAAGTAAAGAAAATTGCGGACAAAGGTGTGATGTGTCATAGAATGAATTTCGAGAAACTTGTATTTTATTGTCATCAAGTCAATGCATCAACAACTTATATGGTTCCATTGGTTGCTTCCGATGGAACTAAAGTTAATGCATTGGCAGCTTGCCACCACGATACAAGAGGTATGAATCCAAATTTGCTTGACGAAGTTCTCAAAGTGAAGCCCGGAACCATTCCTGTCTGTCATTTTGTTGGTAACAAAGCTGTTGCTTGGCTACCTATTCCTGTTGTGGGTGACTCTGATGATCGTCCTTGTGCTATCTAG
- the LOC123894481 gene encoding embryonic abundant protein VF30.1-like yields MEFKQLSCLIVLCLTLIKINASQSGEGYWKSIWPNTPMPKTLLDWQIVSESETTAAIRDQEEKEDWTAFFEHDLYPGKKMTLGVHKPFDRQPLPSKLARLPIRKTNQDFGSHTQDEVKQPLGTWIWSERHSIESFCATPSAIGEDKYCAPSLKLMMDFAISKLGKNIKVISSSFSQNQDQYMVEEVKKIGDKAVMCHRLNFNKVVFYCHEVNATTTYIVPLVAFDGTKAKALTICHHDTRGMDPKVLHQVLKVKPGTIPICHFIGNKAVAWVPNHVVSEPYDHPCVI; encoded by the exons ATGGAGTTTAAACAGTTATCTTGTTTAATTGTACTATGT TTGACTCTTATAAAAATTAATGCTTCCCAATCAGGAGAAGGATATTGGAAATCTATTTGGCCAAACACTCCTATGCCGAAGACTCTCTTAGACTGGCAGATTGTGTCCG AGAGTGAAACTACAGCAGCCATTAGAGATCAAGAAGAGAAGGAAGATTGGACAGCATTTTTTGAACATGACCTCTATCCTGGAAAAAAAATGACTTTAGGCGTCCACAAGCCTTTTGATAGGCAACCGTTACCATCAAAGCTGGCACGGCTGCCTATCAGAAAAACAAATCAAGATTTTGGGTCTCACACACAAGATGAAGTAAAGCAACCTTTGGGAACATGGATATGGAGTGAAAGACATAGCATTGAAAGCTTCTGTGCGACCCCGTCAGCTATAGGAGAAGACAAGTATTGCGCACCATCACTAAAATTAATGATGGATTTTGCGATTTCAAAGCTTGGAAAAAATATTAAGGTGATTTCAAGTTCGTTTTCCCAAAATCAAGATCAATATATGGTAGAGGAAGTGAAAAAAATCGGAGACAAAGCAGTTATGTGTCATAGATTAAATTTCAACAAAGTTGTATTTTATTGTCACGAAGTCAATGCAACAACAACTTACATTGTTCCATTGGTTGCCTTTGATGGAACTAAAGCTAAGGCACTAACAATATGCCACCATGATACAAGAGGTATGGATCCTAAAGTGCTTCATCAAGTTCTTAAAGTTAAACCTGGAACAATTCCTATATGTCATTTTATTGGCAATAAGGCTGTTGCTTGGGTACCTAATCATGTTGTAAGTGAGCCATATGACCACCCTTGTGTCATATAG
- the LOC123895957 gene encoding uncharacterized protein LOC123895957 — MSDLYLSKNPSETANVESHDVASGKNANVESSNKANEESAKSVSEKVNQETLSAKENPISVETLGKIQNVAENVFVTNNPSGPENMAVPTNVITDVAEKPQEKAVVTDVPTGVEPPSIPTDVEKDVEASKGGSSPHANTATGSFGSGSNTEASTEEEVNKESTPEHVADSEPESEADLQPPPTQKGIGRRLRSRTTTPAPAVTTTPVVTKKTKDTPLKPVKYGPKKGWSKSIPPPEKKKGVLKRKSAPSSDSDFEAEKDDSSIKPPAKKAIRRLTLERELGKDILECEEIVNLINDAGLIKTVWGLGSCYEKLVREFVVNIPIGCDNPLDKEFQKVYVRGKCVTFSPSVINKVLGNADDPHPDIEVSDNVVCKTITAEKVKTWPKKEKVPAVKLTQKYAILNRIASVNWVPTTHASDIATNLGKLIYMIGTGTKFNAGQYIFNQVVQHAKTSVTKQPIAFPTLICDIILSQHPNIRHEGETAKKRATPLAIHQKLYSKQHAPDIVGPSNAAADTPMTRKEMIAMLEANCKELDEKKLQFERMIHALRVEEAAVQAADVGDDGTSGEEEADSDAEGEESDSSPSASV; from the exons ATGTCTGATCTATACTTGAGTAAGAATCCTTCTGAAACTGCGAATGTGGAATCGCATGATGTTGCCTCCGGCAAAAATGCGAATGTTGAATCGTCTAATAAAGCTAATGAAGAAAGTGCTAAGTCTGTTTCTGAAAAAGTGAATCAAGAAACCCTTTCTGCAAAGGAAAACCCTATTTCTGTTGAAACCCTAGGAAAAATCCAAAATGTTGCTGAGAATGTTTTTGTGACCAATAATCCTAGTGGTCCTGAGAATATGGCAGTTCCCACGAATGTCATAACTGATGTTGCTGAAAAACCTCAAGAAAAGGCTGTTGTAACCGATGTGCCAACCGGTGTTGAGCCACCCTCTATACCAACTGATGTTGAGAAGGATGTTGAAGCATCCAAAGGAGGTTCTAGCCCACATGCTAACACTGCCACTGGGTCGTTTGGCAGTGGATCTAATACTGAAGCTTCCACTGAAGAGGAAGTAAACAAAGAAAGTACTCCTGAACATGTGGCTGATTCTGAGCCAGAGAGTGAAGCTG ATCTGCAACCTCCACCTACTCAGAAAGGAATTGGAAGAAGACTGAGAAGCAGGACCACTACACCTGCACCTGCTGTTACCACTACCCCTGTTGTCACCAAGAAAACAAAGGACACTCCTCTGAAGCCTGTCAAGTATGGTCCTAAGAAAGGATGGAGCAAGTCTATACCTCCTCCTGAGAAGAAAAAGGGTGTGCTGAAAAGGAAGAGTGCACCATCAAGTGACTCTGATTTTGAAGCTGAAAAGGATGACTCAAGCATCAAGCCTCCTGCTAAGAAGGCTAT AAGAAGATTGACTTTGGAGAGGGAACTAGGCAAGGATATTCTAGAGTGTGAAGAGATTGTGAACTTGATCAATGATGCTGGATTGATCAAAACTGTGTGGGGCTTAGGGTCTTGCTATGAGAAGCTGGTTAGGGAGTTTGTTGTCAACATTCCTATAGGTTGTGACAATCCCTTGGACAAAGAATTTCAGAAGGTATATGTTCGAGGAAAATGTGTGACATTCTCTCCAAGTGTGATCAACAAGGTACTGGGTAATGCTGATGATCCTCATCCTGACATAGAGGTATCTGATAATGTGGTCTGCAAAACTATCACAGCTGAAAAAGTGAAAACTTGGCCAAAGAAGGAGAAGGTACCTGCAGTCAAGCTGACCCAAAAGTATGCCATTTTGAATCGTATTGCATCTGTCAACTGGGTTCCTACTACACATGCTTCTGATATTGCCACAAATCTGGGTAAGctcatttatatgattggtACTGGTACAAAATTTAATGCTGGTCAATATATCTTCAATCAAGTTGTGCAGCATGCTAAGACTTCTGTCACCAAGCAACCCATTGCATTTCCAACTTTGATTTGTGACATCATCTTGTCCCAACATCCTAATATAAGGCATGAGGGTGAGACTGCTAAGAAAAGGGCAACTCCTCTGGCCATTCATCAGAAGCTGTACAGTAAACAGCATGCTCCAGATATTGTTGGACCATCAAATGCTGCTGCTGATACTCCTATGACAAGGAAGGAGATGATTGCTATGCTGGAAGCAAACTGTAAGGAGCTAGATGAAAAGAAGTTgcagtttgaaaggatgatacATGCTCTCAGGGTTGAAGAGGCTGCAGTTCAAGCAGCTGATGTAGGTGATGATGGTACTAGtggtgaagaagaagctgactcagatgctgaaggagaagaaagtgaTTCCTCCCCAAGTGCTTCTGTGTAA